In Agromyces sp. G08B096, a genomic segment contains:
- a CDS encoding extracellular solute-binding protein: protein MSQRTRRRAAVAVAGALVATLALASCAAGDGGSSDEPVELTFQSWVPNIDQAVDAFNEAHDDIHVTLETITAGPDGGYAKMFSAVQAGNPADVAQVGYDAIPESS from the coding sequence ATGTCGCAGCGCACTCGCCGACGTGCCGCAGTCGCGGTCGCCGGCGCCCTCGTCGCCACCCTCGCCCTCGCCTCGTGCGCCGCCGGGGACGGCGGATCGTCCGACGAGCCGGTCGAGCTCACCTTCCAGTCCTGGGTCCCGAACATCGACCAGGCCGTCGATGCGTTCAACGAGGCGCACGACGACATCCACGTCACCCTCGAGACCATCACGGCCGGCCCCGACGGCGGCTACGCGAAGATGTTCTCCGCCGTGCAGGCCGGCAACCCGGCCGACGTCGCCCAGGTGGGCTACGACGCCATCCCCGAGTCCTCGTGA
- a CDS encoding extracellular solute-binding protein, producing the protein MNDAVEDITDYVGDSADLFTEWQWQTGVFNDSVYAVPQASGPLGQFYRKDIFDSLGLAAPTTWEEYYEAAKVIRASDPNRYIAAFAFNQAPWLIGLSQQGGGEWFTPEDDAWKVAIDDENTLKVAEFWQKLIDEDLVKLEADMSSEWNADLQNGNIVSWISGSWADAIVRGTAPDTAGAWAAAPMPQWSDGENVSATWAGGSASVVLKGTDHPAEAAEFALWLNSDPESVSILTSVGAGWPAIKDLDSIEALQDDPEVFAFYGGQNIWDVFAESDAAVASTWTWPPLSQTLFADLTDNVKAAVEAGTPLTEAFTQTQADFTAALEDKGISVAE; encoded by the coding sequence GTGAACGACGCCGTCGAAGACATCACCGACTACGTCGGCGACTCCGCCGACCTCTTCACCGAGTGGCAGTGGCAGACCGGCGTCTTCAACGACTCCGTCTACGCCGTGCCGCAGGCGTCCGGCCCGCTCGGGCAGTTCTACCGCAAGGACATCTTCGATTCCCTCGGCCTCGCGGCCCCGACGACGTGGGAGGAGTACTACGAGGCCGCCAAGGTCATCCGCGCCTCCGACCCGAACCGGTACATCGCGGCGTTCGCGTTCAACCAGGCGCCCTGGCTCATCGGCCTGTCCCAGCAGGGCGGCGGCGAGTGGTTCACGCCCGAGGACGACGCCTGGAAGGTCGCCATCGACGACGAGAACACGCTCAAGGTGGCCGAGTTCTGGCAGAAACTCATCGACGAGGACCTCGTGAAACTCGAGGCCGACATGTCGAGCGAATGGAACGCCGACCTCCAGAACGGCAACATCGTCAGCTGGATCTCCGGCTCGTGGGCCGACGCCATCGTCCGCGGCACCGCCCCGGACACCGCGGGCGCCTGGGCGGCCGCGCCGATGCCGCAGTGGAGCGACGGCGAGAACGTGTCGGCAACCTGGGCCGGCGGCTCGGCGAGCGTCGTGCTGAAGGGCACCGACCACCCGGCTGAGGCGGCCGAGTTCGCCCTGTGGCTGAACAGCGACCCCGAGTCGGTCTCGATCCTCACGAGCGTCGGCGCCGGCTGGCCTGCGATCAAGGACCTCGACTCGATCGAGGCCCTGCAGGACGACCCCGAGGTCTTCGCCTTCTACGGCGGGCAGAACATCTGGGACGTCTTCGCCGAGTCCGACGCCGCCGTCGCGTCGACGTGGACCTGGCCGCCGCTGTCGCAGACCCTGTTCGCCGACCTCACCGACAACGTGAAGGCCGCCGTGGAGGCAGGGACGCCGCTCACCGAGGCGTTCACCCAGACGCAGGCGGACTTCACCGCCGCGCTCGAGGACAAGGGCATCTCGGTCGCCGAGTAG
- a CDS encoding sugar ABC transporter permease yields the protein MSATTAAPLTRRRRRQPAALWVLLVPFLVMFAAFFLAPIAFAIVDSLFSQKSSGLGLGAPTREFVLFDNYAAALSNPSFIASLGRLVLFSAIEVPLMVVTALGLSLLLGAAAARFPRFFRVTYFMPYGVPGVIASLLWGFLYIPATSPVLQLLGNVGIDLNPLSSDAVLFAIANIALWGFAGYNMLILIAALDAIPSELYEAARLDGAGEWRMIWHIKLPLIRPSIVLITLFTIIGTLQLFVEPLVLRPLTTAISSDYTPNLAAYNQAFAQGNPNLAAAMAVIVAVLAFAFSALFLRIVNRKGNRAW from the coding sequence GTGTCGGCCACTACCGCCGCCCCCCTCACCCGCCGCCGCCGGCGCCAGCCCGCCGCCCTCTGGGTGCTGCTCGTGCCGTTCCTCGTCATGTTCGCCGCGTTCTTCCTCGCGCCGATCGCGTTCGCGATCGTCGACAGTCTGTTCTCCCAGAAGTCCAGCGGCCTCGGGCTCGGGGCTCCGACCCGCGAGTTCGTCCTCTTCGACAACTACGCGGCCGCGCTGTCGAACCCGTCGTTCATCGCGAGCCTCGGCCGGCTGGTGCTGTTCTCCGCCATCGAGGTGCCGCTCATGGTCGTCACCGCGCTCGGACTCTCCCTGCTGCTCGGCGCCGCCGCCGCGCGCTTCCCGCGGTTCTTCCGCGTCACCTACTTCATGCCGTACGGCGTGCCCGGCGTGATCGCCTCGCTCCTCTGGGGATTCCTCTACATCCCCGCCACCAGCCCGGTGCTGCAGCTGCTCGGAAACGTCGGCATCGACCTGAACCCGCTGTCGAGCGACGCGGTGCTGTTCGCGATCGCGAACATCGCACTCTGGGGCTTCGCTGGGTACAACATGCTCATCCTCATCGCCGCCCTCGACGCGATCCCGTCGGAGCTGTACGAGGCCGCCCGGCTCGACGGCGCCGGGGAATGGCGCATGATCTGGCACATCAAGCTGCCGCTGATCCGGCCCTCGATCGTGCTCATCACCCTGTTCACCATCATCGGCACCCTCCAGCTGTTCGTCGAGCCGCTCGTCCTGCGCCCGCTGACGACCGCGATCAGCTCCGACTACACGCCGAACCTCGCCGCCTACAACCAGGCGTTCGCGCAGGGCAACCCGAACCTCGCGGCCGCCATGGCCGTGATCGTGGCCGTGCTCGCGTTCGCCTTCTCCGCGCTGTTCCTGCGGATCGTCAACCGGAAGGGGAACCGCGCATGGTGA
- a CDS encoding carbohydrate ABC transporter permease, producing MVTTEAPTRAIVTSDAASAGRRARRTAARAPRPVGRPGGIAGAVLVNAALVVAAVYFLLPIVWVVIAATKSTGDLYGTFGLWFSDAPQAWENLVSLFTQDGGAFSIWIVNSVVYSGGGALIATVISTAAGYAFAKYSFRGKEALFWTILGGVLVPATVIALPLYFLLNSIGLTGSYWSVLLPSMVSPFGVYLARIHANSSVPDEVVEAARIDGAGDLRIFSSIASRMMTPAIVTIFLFQFVTIWNNYLLPLVMLNDPKRFPITLGLTLWNSQIQRDPAFTTLVVTGSAVSVILLVVLMVSLQRFWKADLTAGATKG from the coding sequence ATGGTGACCACCGAAGCCCCCACTCGCGCGATCGTGACCTCCGACGCGGCCTCCGCAGGGCGCCGCGCCCGGCGCACTGCAGCCCGCGCCCCGCGGCCGGTCGGCCGACCCGGCGGCATCGCCGGCGCCGTCCTCGTGAACGCGGCGCTCGTCGTCGCGGCCGTGTACTTCCTCCTGCCCATCGTGTGGGTCGTGATCGCGGCGACGAAGTCGACCGGGGACCTCTACGGCACCTTCGGCCTGTGGTTCTCCGACGCCCCGCAGGCGTGGGAGAACCTCGTCTCGCTCTTCACGCAGGACGGCGGCGCGTTCTCCATCTGGATCGTGAACTCGGTCGTCTACTCCGGCGGCGGCGCACTGATCGCCACGGTGATCTCCACGGCGGCGGGCTACGCGTTCGCGAAGTACTCCTTCCGCGGCAAGGAGGCGCTGTTCTGGACCATCCTCGGCGGCGTGCTCGTGCCGGCCACGGTGATCGCGCTGCCGCTGTACTTCCTGCTGAACTCCATCGGGCTCACCGGCTCCTACTGGAGCGTGCTGCTGCCCTCGATGGTGAGCCCGTTCGGCGTGTACCTGGCGCGTATCCACGCGAACTCCTCTGTGCCCGACGAGGTGGTCGAGGCCGCCCGCATCGACGGTGCGGGCGACCTGCGCATCTTCTCGTCGATCGCGTCGCGCATGATGACGCCCGCGATCGTGACGATCTTCCTGTTCCAATTCGTGACGATCTGGAACAACTACCTGCTGCCGCTCGTCATGCTGAACGACCCGAAGCGGTTCCCGATCACCCTCGGCCTGACGCTGTGGAACTCGCAGATCCAGCGCGACCCCGCCTTCACCACCCTGGTGGTGACCGGGTCGGCGGTCTCGGTGATCCTGCTCGTCGTGCTGATGGTGTCGCTGCAGCGCTTCTGGAAGGCCGACCTCACCGCCGGGGCGACCAAGGGCTGA
- a CDS encoding AraC family transcriptional regulator, protein MERRDGFENQRLCVVPRPAVAEALARPVTRRLVVTDAGWFPEASGHLRVRAGGADEAIVIVCLAGAGWVDLDGGRVRVSPSTAVLIPQGIPHSYGADDTEPWTIWWCHLRGSDLADLWTSVGAAADRPLVSLRALDRVTVLLDEIVSALERDQSPARLLATAGIAWRLMTQLAVDRKLPEQGEPLERAMRYLEERVDGNIRVSDLARLVGVSTSHLGALFRDATGGGVLAYHTALKMARARRLLDTTSMHVSEIGRDVGYSDPFYFSRQFSRMHGVSPSDYRLQRKG, encoded by the coding sequence ATGGAACGTCGCGACGGCTTCGAGAACCAGCGTCTGTGCGTGGTGCCGAGGCCGGCCGTCGCCGAGGCGCTCGCCCGGCCGGTGACCCGCCGGCTCGTGGTCACCGACGCGGGCTGGTTCCCCGAGGCATCCGGCCATCTGCGCGTACGCGCAGGGGGAGCGGACGAGGCCATCGTCATCGTGTGCCTGGCCGGGGCCGGCTGGGTGGACCTTGACGGCGGTCGCGTGCGGGTGAGCCCGTCGACGGCGGTCCTCATCCCCCAGGGGATCCCTCACTCCTACGGTGCCGACGACACCGAGCCCTGGACGATCTGGTGGTGCCACCTGCGCGGCAGCGATCTCGCCGACCTCTGGACGTCGGTGGGCGCCGCCGCCGACCGCCCCCTCGTGTCGCTCCGCGCGCTCGACCGCGTCACGGTGCTCCTCGACGAGATCGTCTCCGCGCTCGAACGCGACCAGTCGCCCGCGCGCCTGCTCGCCACCGCCGGCATCGCCTGGCGCCTGATGACGCAGCTCGCCGTCGACCGGAAGCTCCCGGAGCAGGGAGAGCCGCTCGAGCGGGCGATGCGGTACCTGGAGGAGCGCGTCGACGGCAACATCCGGGTCTCCGACCTCGCCCGACTGGTCGGCGTCTCCACCTCGCACCTCGGCGCGCTCTTCCGGGACGCCACCGGCGGCGGGGTGCTGGCCTACCACACCGCGCTCAAGATGGCGCGGGCCCGGCGCCTGCTCGACACCACGTCGATGCACGTCTCGGAGATCGGGCGCGACGTCGGCTACAGCGACCCGTTCTACTTCTCCAGGCAGTTCAGCCGGATGCACGGCGTCAGCCCGAGCGACTACCGGCTCCAGCGGAAGGGATGA
- a CDS encoding DUF5107 domain-containing protein, whose translation MSTENHPIELPDAPADQRRVLEAGGVACWEAPLEIDTYEPAEPDRYPLFLDRRVYQGSSGRVYPIPFTDRILPERTRRTWRAIHLENRWIRLVLLPELGGRIHIGFDKTRGYDFFYRNNVIKPALVGLAGPWISGGVEFNWPQHHRPATYLPVETAIERDADGSVTVWHSDLDQLQRMRASHGIRLRGDRAVIELDVRLVNRTEVPQTFLWWSNVAARSHERYQSFFPTDVRYVADHARRAITAFPRADRPYYGVDYPALASERPDADRIDLYSNIPVPTSYMITDTADDFFGGYDHDAGAGFVHWADRAVAPGKKQWTWGDGEVGRAWDRHLTDADGPYVELMAGVFTDNQPDFSWLQPGETRRFSQYWYPIQEIGPAVQATLEAAVSLEVHGSQTRVGVATTAEFESVRIEVARDGATLAEWTHRVAPGRPFTADLDLAAPAHRDELVVRASAGGRTLVEWRAHRADAAEPWVATEPPAPADIAASDELVLTGIHLVQYRHPTRAAEPYFREALRRDPGDSRARLALARLAYDRGLLGEALEHLDLAVERLTRRNLNPERGDVHLLRGLVLERLGRLEEAADAFGKASWDGALALPAALGRSRTALRLGDARRALEFADAAAAASPASPQAIAARVVAAHAVGGATAAAADAELAAARALDPLDPLLAALAGELDPIDARTLVTMAHELHRMGATPLAAELARRAEAAPATAFGNPAPLAGYASASFHRATGDAQAAAEALHRARTADPRWAFPSGLDDLAVLEAALADDPGDARANGYLGCWLLDAGRTDDALRALDAALAAGIDDPVVWRNAAVAVVNTGGALDEADRRYRRALELSPGDARLVFERDQLAALSGASVADRISAIEAAGPGALVRDDLAVVWAGLLVDDARPAEALDFLTSRRFQPFEGGEGRVIAVWDRASCAVARELLAAGDAAAAADLLERGTHVPEQLGEGRHPATVVAERFVLLGDARDRLGDRAGAELAWRRGARIGGPLAAGEHIVSEADAWVGAARLRLGDLAGAEEIWTSLEQRAAALEAAADRVDYFATSLPELLLFRVDTAERRLAEAERLRRAAADRRSGQAAAA comes from the coding sequence GTGAGCACCGAGAACCACCCCATCGAGCTGCCGGATGCCCCGGCCGACCAGCGCCGTGTCCTCGAGGCGGGCGGCGTCGCCTGCTGGGAGGCGCCGCTCGAGATCGACACGTACGAGCCCGCGGAGCCCGACCGCTACCCCCTCTTCCTCGACCGGCGGGTGTATCAGGGCTCCAGCGGCCGCGTCTACCCGATCCCGTTCACAGACCGGATCCTGCCGGAGCGCACGCGCCGCACCTGGCGCGCCATCCACCTGGAGAACCGCTGGATCCGGCTGGTCCTGCTGCCCGAGCTCGGCGGCCGGATCCACATCGGCTTCGACAAGACGCGCGGGTACGATTTCTTCTACCGCAACAACGTGATCAAGCCCGCGCTGGTCGGCCTCGCCGGCCCGTGGATCTCGGGCGGGGTCGAGTTCAACTGGCCCCAGCACCACCGCCCGGCGACCTACCTGCCCGTCGAGACCGCGATCGAGCGCGACGCCGACGGCTCCGTCACCGTCTGGCACAGCGACCTCGACCAGCTCCAGCGCATGCGGGCGTCGCACGGCATCCGGCTCCGCGGCGACCGCGCCGTCATCGAGCTCGACGTCCGCCTCGTCAACCGCACCGAGGTCCCGCAGACGTTCCTCTGGTGGTCGAACGTCGCCGCACGCTCGCACGAGCGCTACCAGTCGTTCTTCCCGACCGACGTGCGGTACGTCGCCGACCACGCGCGGCGCGCGATCACCGCGTTCCCTCGCGCCGACCGCCCGTACTACGGCGTCGACTATCCCGCCCTCGCGAGCGAGCGGCCCGACGCCGACCGCATCGACCTCTACTCCAACATCCCCGTCCCGACGTCGTACATGATCACCGACACCGCCGACGACTTCTTCGGCGGCTACGACCACGACGCCGGTGCCGGGTTCGTGCACTGGGCCGACCGCGCGGTGGCACCCGGAAAGAAGCAGTGGACGTGGGGCGACGGCGAGGTCGGCCGGGCCTGGGACCGGCACCTGACCGATGCCGACGGCCCCTACGTGGAGCTCATGGCCGGGGTGTTCACCGACAACCAGCCCGACTTCAGCTGGCTGCAGCCGGGCGAGACGCGCCGCTTCAGCCAGTACTGGTACCCCATCCAGGAGATCGGCCCGGCGGTGCAGGCGACCCTCGAGGCCGCCGTCTCACTCGAGGTCCACGGGTCGCAAACGCGCGTGGGCGTCGCGACGACGGCCGAGTTCGAATCCGTCCGCATCGAGGTCGCGCGCGACGGCGCGACCCTCGCCGAGTGGACCCACCGCGTCGCCCCCGGCCGCCCCTTCACCGCCGACCTGGACCTCGCAGCCCCGGCGCACCGCGACGAACTCGTCGTCCGGGCGAGCGCAGGCGGGCGAACGCTCGTCGAGTGGCGCGCCCACCGCGCGGACGCCGCCGAGCCTTGGGTCGCGACCGAGCCGCCGGCCCCCGCGGACATCGCCGCGTCGGACGAGCTCGTCCTCACCGGCATCCACCTCGTGCAGTATCGCCACCCCACCCGCGCGGCCGAGCCGTACTTCCGCGAGGCGCTGCGCCGCGACCCGGGCGATTCGCGGGCCCGGCTCGCGCTCGCGCGCCTCGCGTACGACCGCGGCCTGCTCGGTGAGGCGCTGGAGCACCTCGATCTCGCCGTCGAGCGCCTCACGCGGCGGAACCTCAACCCCGAACGCGGCGACGTCCATCTGCTGCGGGGGCTCGTGCTCGAACGCCTCGGACGCCTCGAGGAGGCGGCGGACGCGTTCGGCAAAGCGTCGTGGGACGGCGCGCTCGCCCTGCCGGCCGCGCTCGGGCGCTCGCGCACGGCGCTCCGGCTGGGCGACGCGCGTCGTGCGCTGGAGTTCGCGGATGCCGCCGCGGCGGCGTCTCCCGCGAGCCCGCAGGCGATCGCCGCTCGGGTCGTCGCGGCCCACGCCGTCGGCGGGGCGACGGCCGCGGCAGCCGACGCGGAGCTCGCCGCGGCGCGCGCGCTCGACCCGCTCGATCCGCTGCTGGCGGCGCTCGCCGGTGAGCTCGACCCGATCGACGCGCGTACGCTCGTGACCATGGCGCACGAGCTGCATCGCATGGGTGCGACCCCGCTCGCGGCAGAGCTCGCGCGCCGCGCGGAGGCGGCCCCCGCCACGGCGTTCGGCAACCCGGCGCCGCTCGCCGGCTACGCGTCCGCGTCGTTCCATCGGGCGACGGGCGACGCCCAGGCGGCCGCCGAGGCCCTTCATCGCGCGCGGACCGCCGACCCGCGCTGGGCGTTCCCGTCCGGGCTCGACGACCTCGCCGTCCTCGAAGCGGCGCTCGCGGACGATCCCGGCGATGCGCGCGCGAACGGCTATCTCGGCTGCTGGCTGCTCGACGCCGGCCGCACCGACGATGCGCTCCGCGCGCTCGACGCGGCGCTGGCCGCGGGAATCGACGACCCCGTCGTCTGGCGGAACGCCGCCGTCGCCGTCGTGAACACGGGCGGCGCCCTCGACGAGGCCGACCGCCGGTACCGGCGCGCCCTGGAGCTCAGCCCGGGCGATGCCCGCCTGGTCTTCGAACGCGACCAGTTGGCCGCGCTCAGCGGCGCGAGCGTCGCCGACCGGATCTCGGCCATCGAGGCGGCCGGACCCGGCGCGCTCGTCCGCGACGACCTCGCCGTCGTCTGGGCCGGGCTCCTCGTCGACGACGCTCGCCCGGCCGAGGCGCTCGACTTCCTCACATCCCGTCGGTTCCAGCCCTTCGAGGGCGGCGAGGGCCGCGTCATCGCCGTGTGGGACCGCGCGAGCTGCGCCGTCGCGCGCGAGCTCCTCGCCGCGGGCGACGCGGCGGCGGCCGCCGACCTGCTCGAGCGCGGCACCCACGTGCCCGAACAGCTGGGCGAGGGGCGGCATCCGGCCACCGTCGTCGCGGAGCGGTTCGTCCTGCTCGGCGACGCCCGCGACCGGCTCGGCGACCGCGCCGGCGCCGAACTCGCCTGGCGGCGCGGCGCCCGCATCGGCGGTCCGCTCGCCGCTGGCGAGCACATCGTGTCCGAGGCCGACGCCTGGGTCGGTGCGGCTCGCCTGCGGCTCGGCGACCTCGCGGGCGCCGAGGAGATCTGGACCTCGCTGGAACAGCGAGCCGCGGCCCTCGAAGCCGCCGCCGACCGGGTCGACTACTTCGCCACGTCGCTTCCCGAGCTATTGCTCTTCCGCGTCGACACGGCCGAACGCCGGCTCGCCGAGGCCGAGCGGCTTCGTCGGGCGGCAGCCGACCGGCGCTCGGGGCAGGCGGCAGCCGCATGA
- a CDS encoding cellulase-like family protein, translated as MSAERYLGTPAVDIPADGTPTGAVPAHLPGRLAICLWDFSWYTRAGAGEPYADLDGAMAETVDRGYNAIRICAAPLLVAGGLGLDALARDLTVEGLGSAPGGGYYGQRTRWYDAPGGYRIDVRSRLFELLEAARRHGVVVILASWEYQQSPAFAADDRWFRAIDAIPLGERFAVLAAAFDRLLTDIAAEGLAQTIAFTELHNEVDFSILPTVQEGGEEAIAWLRERHPEQLITASYGKPPHLAMHGLSSSLGVAQFHVYSYGVLDALQRRIDIRSEGTAGFPNEQLRALLQDGAPSVAEYGRPAAWKLEATVVTDQMIYGYDWIDADAWDAWLYDHYGEHREVMLREIESRVVAVAEWARWRGVPAVVGEGWVGYTPRNGSFEEGPVGRALAEHGIRVALDHGVWGVVTCSNAAPHHPMWRDADWQRRMTRLILGGV; from the coding sequence ATGAGCGCCGAACGCTACCTCGGCACGCCGGCCGTCGACATCCCGGCCGACGGCACCCCCACCGGTGCGGTGCCGGCGCACCTGCCCGGGCGCCTCGCGATCTGCCTGTGGGACTTCTCCTGGTACACGCGCGCCGGCGCCGGGGAGCCCTACGCGGACCTCGACGGTGCCATGGCGGAGACCGTCGACCGCGGGTACAACGCGATCCGGATCTGCGCCGCGCCGCTGCTCGTCGCCGGCGGGCTCGGGCTCGACGCGCTCGCGCGCGACCTGACCGTCGAAGGGCTCGGCAGCGCTCCAGGCGGCGGCTACTACGGGCAGCGCACCCGCTGGTACGACGCGCCGGGCGGCTACCGCATCGATGTCCGCAGTCGTCTGTTCGAGCTGCTCGAGGCCGCACGTCGGCACGGCGTGGTCGTCATCCTCGCGAGCTGGGAGTACCAGCAGTCGCCGGCGTTCGCCGCCGACGACCGGTGGTTCCGCGCCATCGACGCCATCCCGCTCGGCGAGCGGTTCGCGGTGCTCGCCGCGGCCTTCGACCGGCTCCTCACCGACATCGCCGCCGAAGGCCTCGCCCAGACGATCGCCTTCACCGAGCTGCACAACGAGGTCGACTTCTCCATCCTCCCCACCGTTCAGGAGGGCGGCGAGGAGGCCATCGCCTGGCTCCGGGAGCGGCATCCGGAGCAGCTGATCACCGCCAGCTACGGCAAGCCGCCGCACCTCGCGATGCACGGCCTCTCGTCCTCCCTCGGCGTCGCGCAGTTCCATGTGTACAGCTACGGCGTCCTCGACGCCCTGCAGCGGCGCATCGACATCCGGTCGGAGGGCACGGCCGGGTTCCCGAACGAACAGCTCCGTGCGCTCCTGCAGGACGGGGCGCCCTCGGTCGCCGAGTACGGCCGGCCCGCCGCCTGGAAGCTCGAGGCCACCGTGGTGACCGACCAGATGATCTACGGGTACGACTGGATCGACGCCGACGCCTGGGACGCCTGGCTGTACGACCACTACGGCGAGCATCGCGAGGTCATGCTGCGCGAGATCGAGTCAAGGGTCGTCGCCGTCGCCGAATGGGCGAGATGGCGCGGCGTGCCCGCCGTCGTCGGCGAGGGCTGGGTGGGCTACACGCCGCGCAACGGTTCATTCGAGGAGGGACCGGTCGGCCGCGCGCTCGCCGAGCACGGGATCCGCGTCGCGCTCGATCACGGCGTCTGGGGAGTCGTCACCTGCTCGAACGCGGCGCCGCATCATCCGATGTGGCGGGATGCCGACTGGCAGCGCCGCATGACGCGGCTCATCCTGGGCGGCGTCTGA
- a CDS encoding alpha-L-fucosidase has product MTTATRDDVLRRPLPAWAKEATLGIFVHWGAYSVPAWAEPTGALGTVPDDQWYRHNAYAEWYANTIRLEGSPAAEHHARTYGDRPYDAFLDDWRAESFDPADWARLFAAVGADYVVPTTKHHDGIALWDAPGAGDRTTVARGPRRDLVGDLAAAVRAEGVRFGVYYSGGLDWGFREQPPVASTEEMLGARPVDEAYAAYAWRQVADLVDRYAPSVLWNDIDWPDAGKADGPFSISALLERYRSRVPDGIVNDRWGAPVGDYATSEYAHDTDNETGDGWEHCRGLGYSFGHNRVEDASLTMTPDELARLYADVVSRGGRLLLNVGPEASGRIPDVQRRTLEGVADWMSRVKPLTADRARLRPDEVRLANPDAWWRGWVSGDRIVVVTDDADGLGAEAVDGRAVEVIGLPG; this is encoded by the coding sequence GTGACCACCGCCACCCGCGACGACGTGCTGCGCCGCCCGCTCCCGGCCTGGGCGAAGGAGGCGACCCTCGGCATCTTCGTGCACTGGGGCGCCTACTCGGTACCCGCCTGGGCCGAGCCGACTGGTGCGCTCGGCACGGTCCCCGACGACCAGTGGTACCGGCACAACGCCTACGCCGAGTGGTACGCGAACACCATCCGGCTCGAGGGCTCACCGGCCGCCGAGCACCACGCGCGCACGTACGGCGACCGGCCCTACGACGCGTTCCTCGACGACTGGCGCGCCGAGTCGTTCGACCCGGCCGACTGGGCGCGCCTGTTCGCCGCCGTGGGCGCCGACTACGTCGTGCCCACCACGAAGCACCACGACGGCATCGCCCTCTGGGATGCGCCGGGTGCGGGCGACCGGACGACCGTGGCGCGCGGCCCCCGCCGCGACCTCGTCGGCGATCTCGCGGCGGCCGTTCGGGCGGAGGGCGTGCGGTTCGGCGTCTACTACTCCGGCGGGCTCGACTGGGGCTTCCGCGAGCAGCCGCCCGTCGCGTCGACCGAGGAGATGCTCGGCGCGCGTCCCGTCGACGAGGCATACGCCGCCTACGCCTGGCGGCAGGTCGCCGACCTCGTCGACCGGTACGCGCCGTCGGTGCTCTGGAACGACATCGACTGGCCCGACGCCGGCAAGGCGGACGGCCCGTTCTCGATCTCCGCGCTGCTCGAGCGCTACCGCTCGCGGGTGCCGGACGGCATCGTCAACGACCGCTGGGGTGCGCCCGTCGGCGACTACGCCACGAGCGAGTACGCGCACGACACCGACAACGAGACGGGCGACGGCTGGGAGCACTGCCGGGGCCTCGGCTACTCGTTCGGCCACAACCGCGTCGAGGACGCCTCGCTCACCATGACCCCCGACGAGCTCGCCCGGCTCTACGCCGACGTCGTCTCCCGCGGCGGCCGGCTGCTGCTGAACGTCGGGCCCGAGGCATCCGGTCGCATTCCCGACGTGCAGCGACGCACCCTCGAGGGGGTCGCCGACTGGATGTCCCGCGTGAAGCCGCTGACCGCGGACCGCGCGCGGCTGCGTCCCGACGAGGTTCGGCTCGCGAACCCCGACGCCTGGTGGCGCGGCTGGGTGTCGGGCGATCGGATCGTCGTCGTCACCGACGACGCGGACGGGCTCGGCGCCGAAGCGGTGGATGGGCGCGCGGTCGAGGTCATCGGCCTGCCCGGCTGA
- a CDS encoding carbohydrate ABC transporter permease — translation MLEVETETGAARRGADGRRRIKRKTVNTIVWFVVLLALTAIVLYPLVWLVFATFKPSSEFGQNPGLLPENPTFDNFVKVVEGIAGTPLWRFFANSLFIAVMAVIGTLASSAMAAYAFARIKFRGVGILFAAMIGTLLLPFHVIIIPQYIMFNKLELVDTYWPLILPKFLATEAFFVFLIVQFIRNIPRDMDEAARIDGAGHIRIFFSIMLPLIKPALITSAIFTFIWTWNDFLGPLLYINTPEEYPLPIALRLYNDQTSTSDYGATVAVSFLALLPILIFFIVFQRFLVDGVATQGLKG, via the coding sequence ATGCTCGAGGTCGAGACCGAGACGGGCGCGGCGCGGCGCGGCGCCGACGGACGGCGCCGCATCAAGCGGAAGACCGTGAACACGATCGTCTGGTTCGTCGTGCTGCTCGCGCTCACCGCGATCGTGCTGTACCCGCTGGTCTGGCTGGTGTTCGCGACCTTCAAGCCGTCGAGCGAGTTCGGCCAGAATCCCGGCCTGCTGCCCGAGAACCCGACCTTCGACAACTTCGTGAAGGTCGTCGAGGGCATCGCCGGCACCCCGCTCTGGCGCTTCTTCGCGAACTCGCTGTTCATCGCGGTGATGGCCGTGATCGGCACGCTCGCGTCGTCGGCGATGGCGGCCTACGCCTTCGCGCGGATCAAGTTCCGCGGGGTGGGCATCCTGTTCGCGGCGATGATCGGAACGCTGCTGCTGCCGTTCCACGTGATCATCATCCCGCAGTACATCATGTTCAATAAGCTCGAGCTGGTCGACACGTACTGGCCGCTGATCCTGCCGAAGTTCCTCGCGACCGAGGCGTTCTTCGTCTTCCTCATCGTGCAGTTCATCCGCAACATCCCGCGCGATATGGACGAGGCGGCGCGCATCGACGGGGCCGGACACATCCGCATCTTCTTCTCGATCATGCTGCCGCTCATCAAGCCGGCCCTCATCACGAGCGCCATCTTCACGTTCATCTGGACGTGGAACGACTTCCTCGGCCCGCTGCTGTACATCAACACCCCCGAGGAGTACCCGCTGCCGATCGCGCTGCGGCTGTACAACGATCAGACCTCGACGTCCGACTACGGGGCCACCGTCGCGGTGTCGTTCCTCGCGCTGCTGCCGATCCTCATCTTCTTCATCGTGTTCCAGCGCTTCCTGGTCGACGGCGTCGCCACCCAGGGACTGAAGGGCTGA